In Parasphingorhabdus halotolerans, a single window of DNA contains:
- a CDS encoding DUF1801 domain-containing protein → MAKEEMKTKPTDADVTAFIAKAEPERRKEEAHQLIALFRKITGKEPKMWGPSIIGFGSYDYKYESGREGTSIRTGFSPRKAKLSIYIMGAYCTPEAQAEQERLFGLLGKHSVGKSCLYINQLEQVDMGVLEQLIRNNWDLMNERYPE, encoded by the coding sequence ATGGCCAAAGAAGAAATGAAAACCAAACCCACTGATGCCGATGTCACCGCGTTTATCGCGAAAGCGGAACCGGAGCGGCGCAAGGAGGAAGCACATCAACTCATCGCGCTGTTCCGCAAGATCACCGGCAAAGAACCCAAAATGTGGGGGCCAAGCATCATCGGCTTTGGCAGCTATGACTATAAATATGAAAGCGGCCGCGAAGGCACCTCGATCCGCACCGGCTTTTCCCCGCGCAAAGCCAAACTCAGCATCTATATAATGGGGGCTTACTGCACACCCGAAGCACAGGCGGAACAGGAACGGCTATTCGGGCTGCTCGGCAAGCATAGCGTTGGCAAATCATGTCTGTATATCAACCAGCTGGAACAGGTGGATATGGGCGTGCTGGAGCAACTGATCCGCAATAACTGGGATTTGATGAATGAGCGTTATCCCGAATAA
- the nusA gene encoding transcription termination factor NusA, producing the protein MASAISANKAELLAIANAVASEKMIDKAIVVEAMEEAIQKAARARYGAENDIRAKLDLQTGDLRLWRVVEVVEEVEDYFKQVDLKQAEKLEKGAKVGDFIVDPLPAVDLGRIDAQSAKQVIFQKVRDAERERQFEEFKDRAGEIITGVVKSVEFGHVVVDLGRAEGVIRRDQQIPREAARVGDRVRSLIMNVRRENRGPQIFLSRAHPDFMRLLFAQEVPEIYDGIIEIKAAARDPGSRAKIGVISHDSSIDPVGACVGMKGSRVQAVVQEMQGEKIDIIPWSEDIATFTVNALQPATVSRVVIDEEEGRIEVVVPDDQLSLAIGRRGQNVRLASQLTGLAIDIMTEADSSEKRQAEFALRTEMFQEDLDVDETLSQLLVAEGFSELEEVAYVAREEISSIEGFDDELAEELQSRAQEALDRREAAAKEKRTELGVEDSIAELPHLTEAMLVTLGEAGLKTLDDVADLATDELVLKRRAEPRRRNDNRKPEPDGVLAEYGLTEEQGNEIIMAARAHWFEDEDGSDSGEAPATAKEAESENGEDANAEAPQ; encoded by the coding sequence ATGGCCAGTGCCATTTCTGCAAATAAAGCTGAACTGCTAGCGATTGCAAACGCAGTTGCTTCGGAAAAAATGATCGACAAGGCGATCGTCGTAGAGGCGATGGAAGAAGCGATCCAGAAAGCAGCGCGTGCGCGCTATGGTGCGGAGAACGACATCCGCGCCAAGCTTGATCTGCAAACCGGCGACCTGCGCTTGTGGCGGGTGGTTGAAGTCGTTGAAGAAGTTGAGGATTATTTCAAGCAGGTCGATCTGAAACAGGCCGAGAAGCTGGAAAAAGGCGCGAAAGTCGGTGACTTTATCGTTGACCCGCTTCCTGCCGTTGATTTGGGCCGGATCGACGCACAATCCGCGAAACAGGTGATTTTCCAGAAAGTTCGCGATGCCGAGCGTGAGCGGCAGTTTGAAGAATTTAAAGACCGCGCTGGAGAAATTATCACCGGTGTCGTGAAATCGGTCGAATTTGGCCATGTCGTGGTTGATCTTGGCCGGGCTGAAGGCGTTATCCGCCGCGACCAGCAAATTCCGCGTGAAGCGGCGCGCGTTGGTGACCGTGTGCGTTCGCTGATCATGAATGTTCGCCGTGAAAATCGCGGACCACAGATATTCCTCTCCCGCGCCCATCCTGATTTCATGCGCTTGCTGTTTGCGCAGGAAGTGCCGGAAATTTACGACGGTATTATTGAAATCAAGGCTGCCGCCCGTGATCCGGGCTCGCGCGCAAAAATCGGCGTGATCAGCCATGATAGCTCGATTGATCCGGTTGGCGCCTGCGTGGGCATGAAGGGTAGTCGCGTTCAGGCTGTCGTTCAGGAAATGCAGGGCGAGAAAATCGATATTATTCCTTGGTCGGAAGATATCGCAACATTCACGGTCAACGCATTGCAGCCCGCTACCGTGAGCCGCGTGGTGATTGACGAGGAAGAAGGACGTATCGAAGTGGTTGTTCCTGACGATCAGCTCAGCTTGGCCATTGGTCGCCGCGGACAAAACGTGCGTCTGGCATCACAGCTGACCGGCCTCGCCATCGATATTATGACCGAAGCTGACAGCAGCGAGAAACGTCAGGCCGAGTTTGCGCTTCGCACCGAGATGTTCCAGGAAGACCTGGATGTCGATGAAACTTTGTCGCAGCTGCTGGTTGCAGAAGGTTTCAGCGAACTGGAAGAGGTTGCTTACGTTGCACGCGAAGAAATCTCCAGCATCGAAGGTTTTGACGATGAACTCGCTGAGGAACTGCAAAGCCGTGCGCAGGAAGCTTTGGATCGCCGGGAAGCCGCTGCCAAAGAGAAGCGCACCGAATTGGGAGTCGAAGATTCCATCGCCGAGCTGCCACACCTGACTGAAGCCATGCTGGTGACTCTGGGTGAAGCGGGTCTCAAGACACTGGACGATGTTGCTGATCTGGCGACCGATGAACTGGTTCTCAAGCGCAGAGCAGAGCCACGTCGCCGCAATGATAATCGCAAGCCTGAGCCCGACGGCGTATTGGCCGAATATGGCCTCACCGAAGAACAGGGCAATGAAATCATCATGGCTGCCCGCGCGCATTGGTTTGAAGACGAAGACGGTTCCGATTCTGGCGAAGCTCCGGCTACAGCGAAAGAAGCTGAATCTGAAAATGGGGAGGACGCTAATGCGGAAGCTCCCCAATGA
- a CDS encoding RidA family protein, translating to MPPKSEVIKIESDPLAPFAIAPGWRAGDLLFLSGQAAIDASGAIVGANDFDTQLAQVFANIDTVLNAGGSRMERIIKVTIYLTDITNFPKIVEARKKYFTPPYPADTTLEVRSLALPELMVEIDVIATV from the coding sequence ATGCCGCCAAAAAGCGAAGTCATAAAAATCGAGTCCGATCCGCTTGCGCCTTTCGCGATTGCGCCGGGCTGGCGGGCAGGAGATTTGCTGTTTCTTTCCGGTCAGGCGGCGATTGATGCCAGCGGTGCGATTGTTGGCGCGAATGATTTTGACACGCAGCTCGCTCAGGTTTTTGCCAACATTGATACTGTGCTAAATGCTGGCGGCAGTCGCATGGAGCGTATCATCAAGGTAACGATCTATCTCACGGATATAACCAATTTTCCGAAGATCGTTGAGGCACGTAAAAAATATTTCACACCGCCCTATCCCGCCGACACCACATTGGAAGTGAGGTCTCTCGCTCTACCGGAGTTAATGGTCGAGATTGATGTCATCGCTACGGTTTGA
- a CDS encoding argininosuccinate synthase gives MSDSVKRVVLAFSGGLDTSVILKWLQQEYQCEVVTFTADLGQGEELGPARRVAETLGVKAEHIFIEDLREEFVKDFVFPMMRANALYEGLYLLGTSIARPLISKRQIEIAKLTGADAVSHGATGKGNDQIRFELGYYGLNPDVKVIAPWREWDLTSRTRLIEFAEKHQIPIPKDKRGESPFSCDANMLHTSSEGKVLEDPWEEVPDYVYSRTNNPEDAPDTPEYITIDFERGDGVAINGEAMSPATLLEKLNEYGREHGIGRLDLVENRFIGMKSRGMYETPGGTIYHAAHRGIEQLTLDRGAAHLKDELAPRYAELVYNGFWFSPEREMLQAAIDHSQVRVNGTVRLKLYKGSVNVVGRKSPDSLYNEKVVTFEDDAGAYDQKDAEGFIKLNALRLKLLGKRNG, from the coding sequence ATGAGCGATTCTGTAAAACGTGTGGTTTTGGCCTTTTCCGGCGGCCTGGACACCAGTGTTATCCTGAAATGGCTACAACAGGAATATCAGTGTGAGGTGGTTACCTTTACCGCTGATCTGGGCCAGGGCGAAGAGCTTGGCCCCGCACGCCGCGTGGCAGAAACGCTGGGCGTTAAGGCGGAGCATATTTTTATTGAAGACCTGCGCGAAGAATTTGTGAAGGATTTTGTCTTTCCGATGATGCGCGCCAATGCGCTTTACGAGGGACTTTATCTGCTCGGCACATCGATCGCCCGGCCCCTGATTTCAAAACGCCAGATTGAAATAGCGAAGCTTACCGGCGCGGATGCCGTGTCGCATGGCGCGACGGGCAAGGGCAATGACCAGATACGATTTGAACTTGGCTATTACGGCCTCAATCCCGACGTCAAAGTGATAGCGCCGTGGCGCGAATGGGATTTGACCAGCCGGACGCGGTTGATAGAATTTGCTGAGAAACACCAAATTCCCATTCCCAAGGACAAGCGCGGTGAATCTCCTTTTTCCTGCGACGCCAATATGTTGCACACGTCGTCGGAAGGCAAAGTGCTCGAAGATCCGTGGGAAGAAGTCCCTGACTATGTCTATTCGCGGACCAACAATCCCGAAGATGCTCCCGATACGCCAGAATATATCACGATTGATTTTGAGCGCGGAGACGGCGTTGCGATTAATGGCGAAGCGATGTCTCCGGCCACGCTGCTGGAGAAGCTCAACGAATATGGCCGCGAGCATGGCATTGGCCGGCTTGATCTGGTCGAAAACCGTTTCATCGGTATGAAATCACGCGGCATGTATGAAACACCGGGCGGAACAATCTATCACGCCGCGCATCGCGGCATTGAGCAATTGACGCTCGATCGCGGCGCGGCGCATTTGAAAGATGAGCTTGCTCCCCGTTATGCCGAGCTGGTTTACAATGGTTTCTGGTTCTCCCCCGAACGCGAAATGCTGCAAGCGGCGATCGACCATAGTCAGGTGCGGGTGAACGGTACGGTGCGGCTGAAACTCTATAAAGGATCGGTCAATGTTGTGGGGCGCAAGTCACCGGACAGCTTGTATAATGAAAAAGTTGTTACATTTGAAGATGATGCAGGAGCTTATGATCAGAAAGACGCAGAAGGCTTTATCAAACTGAATGCGTTGCGACTGAAACTGCTTGGCAAGCGGAATGGTTAG
- a CDS encoding cytochrome b/b6 domain-containing protein, which translates to MTNSTSKIRPKHRLTTRLWHWINALALIVLFMSGLNIFNAHPRLYWGEAGFNPGEAWLILERFPHWLTIPGYYSLADARLWHLFFAWVLAVGLTLFLVISLMNKHLQRDIHITRPEWRLSSIKADIAAHLKFDFNHGDRNYNYNVLQKFAYALVIFILIPLMIFTGITMSPAMNANWPWLLDVFGGRQSARSLHFIAAWGLFAFFVVHILLVLLSGPISQMRDMIFGGKETGHE; encoded by the coding sequence ATGACCAATAGCACCAGCAAAATCAGGCCGAAGCACCGCCTCACAACCCGCCTGTGGCACTGGATAAACGCGCTGGCGCTGATCGTCCTATTCATGAGCGGGTTAAATATTTTCAACGCGCATCCGCGGCTTTACTGGGGAGAAGCGGGTTTTAATCCTGGCGAGGCTTGGCTCATACTGGAGCGGTTTCCGCACTGGCTCACCATTCCCGGCTATTATTCACTGGCCGATGCGCGGCTTTGGCATTTGTTTTTTGCCTGGGTGTTAGCAGTTGGGCTGACGTTGTTTCTGGTGATCTCGCTCATGAATAAACATCTGCAGCGCGACATCCATATAACACGTCCGGAATGGCGGCTTTCATCGATCAAGGCAGACATCGCGGCGCATCTGAAGTTTGATTTCAACCACGGTGACCGCAACTATAACTATAACGTCCTGCAAAAATTCGCCTATGCTCTCGTGATTTTCATTCTCATCCCGCTGATGATATTTACCGGTATCACCATGTCACCGGCAATGAATGCGAACTGGCCATGGCTGCTGGATGTTTTCGGCGGGCGGCAATCGGCGCGCTCGTTGCATTTTATTGCAGCCTGGGGCCTGTTTGCGTTTTTCGTCGTGCACATATTGCTAGTGCTTTTGTCTGGCCCGATTAGCCAGATGCGCGATATGATATTTGGCGGAAAGGAAACGGGTCATGAGTGA
- the rlmN gene encoding 23S rRNA (adenine(2503)-C(2))-methyltransferase RlmN, with protein MQIPGHIDPVPLPAKVTPRDDGKVDIIGLSQSEIRDVLIEAGLDEKQGKLRSKQLFHWIYHRGITDFALMTDMSKSLRPWLDARFVIGRPEIVEAHLSEDGTRKWLLRSADSQDYEMVFIPDDDRGTLCISSQVGCTLNCRFCHTGTMRLVRNLSPGEIVGQVMLARDALGEWPKGVMDFADDEDAENTKEYNQAYKSDGRLLTNIVLMGMGEPLYNFENVRDAMKVVMDGSGLALSRRRITLSTSGVVPMIARAGEEINVNLAISLHAVNKETRDEIVPLNRKYSIEELLQACADYPGSSNSRRITFEYVMLKDKNDSDQDARELVNLLRQYDLPAKVNLIPFNPWPGSDYECSEPQRIKSFSKIIFDAGISAPIRTPRGRDIMAACGQLKSASEKKSRAELDRLAEEKQAALG; from the coding sequence ATGCAGATTCCCGGCCATATTGATCCTGTTCCCTTGCCCGCAAAGGTCACGCCGCGCGACGACGGCAAGGTGGATATTATTGGGCTCAGTCAGTCTGAAATACGCGATGTTCTGATCGAAGCGGGCCTTGACGAAAAACAGGGAAAGTTGCGCTCCAAGCAGCTCTTCCATTGGATATACCATCGCGGGATTACTGATTTTGCGTTGATGACGGACATGAGCAAGTCGTTGCGACCTTGGCTGGATGCACGTTTTGTCATTGGTCGCCCGGAGATTGTCGAGGCGCATCTCTCCGAAGACGGCACGCGGAAATGGTTGCTGCGATCTGCCGACAGCCAAGACTACGAGATGGTCTTCATCCCCGATGATGATCGCGGCACCTTGTGTATTTCGAGTCAGGTTGGCTGCACATTGAACTGCCGTTTCTGCCACACCGGCACGATGCGGTTGGTGCGCAATTTGTCGCCGGGTGAAATTGTCGGGCAGGTTATGCTGGCGCGCGATGCTCTGGGGGAATGGCCCAAGGGCGTGATGGACTTCGCCGATGATGAAGACGCCGAGAACACCAAGGAATATAATCAGGCGTACAAATCTGACGGGCGCTTGCTAACGAACATCGTGTTGATGGGCATGGGTGAGCCGCTCTATAATTTTGAAAATGTCCGCGATGCCATGAAGGTCGTGATGGATGGTTCGGGACTGGCGCTTTCCCGTCGCCGGATCACGCTGTCCACCAGCGGGGTCGTGCCAATGATCGCGCGGGCGGGGGAAGAGATTAACGTCAATCTCGCCATATCCCTTCACGCGGTAAATAAAGAAACCCGCGACGAGATTGTTCCGCTGAACCGCAAATATAGTATTGAAGAGCTGCTGCAAGCCTGTGCGGATTACCCTGGCTCCAGCAATTCGCGGCGGATCACTTTTGAATATGTGATGCTCAAAGACAAAAACGACAGCGATCAAGACGCGCGCGAATTAGTGAACTTGCTGCGGCAATATGATTTGCCGGCGAAGGTCAATTTGATCCCGTTTAATCCCTGGCCGGGTTCCGACTATGAATGTTCCGAGCCCCAGCGTATCAAATCCTTTTCGAAGATCATCTTCGATGCTGGCATCAGCGCGCCGATCCGCACACCTCGCGGTCGCGACATTATGGCGGCTTGCGGGCAGTTGAAATCAGCCAGCGAAAAGAAATCCCGCGCGGAGTTGGATCGGCTGGCCGAAGAAAAGCAGGCGGCTTTGGGTTGA
- a CDS encoding molybdopterin-binding protein, translated as MSDNGISNPLRMNGNALTRRKLLSGAALGAGGLLSGCDALNKSPAFRGVLESAEGANMALHRSLGERMALAREFTEADLSRSFRGNGNRDIDTPEYQAMVAGDFASWRMEIKGLVNTPLSLSLDQIRAMPQRAQITRHDCVEGWSAIGKWTGVPLKLLLDQAGLQDSAKYIVFRCADDFSGTPYYESIDLVDAYHPQTIIAHQLNDESLPVKNGAPLRLRVERQLGYKHAKFITAIEAVESLASIGKGKGGYWEDSNNYEWYAGI; from the coding sequence ATGAGTGATAACGGGATCAGCAATCCGCTCAGGATGAACGGCAATGCGCTAACGCGCCGCAAATTGCTTTCTGGCGCTGCGTTGGGCGCAGGCGGCCTGCTATCCGGCTGTGATGCGCTCAACAAAAGCCCGGCATTTCGCGGCGTGTTGGAAAGCGCAGAAGGGGCCAATATGGCACTGCATCGCTCGCTCGGTGAACGTATGGCGCTGGCGCGGGAATTTACCGAAGCGGATTTATCGCGGAGTTTTCGCGGCAACGGCAATCGCGACATTGATACGCCGGAATATCAGGCGATGGTCGCCGGAGATTTTGCCAGCTGGCGGATGGAGATAAAAGGTCTCGTGAATACTCCGCTCAGCCTATCGCTGGATCAAATTCGCGCCATGCCGCAGCGCGCCCAGATCACCCGGCATGATTGCGTGGAAGGTTGGAGCGCGATTGGCAAATGGACAGGCGTTCCGCTCAAGCTGTTGCTCGATCAGGCGGGATTGCAGGACAGCGCAAAATATATCGTGTTCCGCTGTGCCGATGATTTTAGTGGCACGCCCTATTATGAGAGCATTGATCTGGTCGACGCCTATCACCCGCAAACGATTATTGCGCATCAACTCAATGACGAGAGCCTTCCGGTTAAAAACGGCGCGCCGTTGCGGCTACGGGTCGAGCGGCAATTAGGCTATAAACATGCGAAATTTATTACGGCGATTGAGGCGGTGGAATCGCTGGCAAGCATTGGGAAAGGTAAAGGTGGTTACTGGGAAGATTCCAATAATTATGAGTGGTATGCAGGCATTTGA
- a CDS encoding calcium/sodium antiporter has product MLIPIITLIIGFIVLIVGGELLVRGAVRIAERAGMSQLLIGLTIVGFGTSAPELVASVEAARAGSPGIAWGNVVGSNLANSLLILGAASLILPMVVPRGPLWRDGGLALGVTIILWLVAMNGGVSAGIGYLFIATLVCYLGYAYWAEQTEPAGATALHEKAEALEVTDTHLHDEQPLWRSALILIAGIVMIIAGGKWLVEGAVDLARLIGMSEAVIGLTVIAIGTSLPEMVTSIIAAYKGASAVALGNVLGSNIFNLLLIGGVTAMIAPGTIPVEITGYGLPLLIAASVLLMIFAATGRKISRWEGGLLLVIYIVQLVYNIVAV; this is encoded by the coding sequence ATGCTAATCCCGATTATCACCCTCATTATTGGCTTTATCGTTCTCATCGTCGGCGGGGAATTGCTCGTGCGTGGCGCGGTTCGGATCGCTGAACGGGCCGGGATGTCGCAACTTTTGATCGGTTTGACTATCGTCGGTTTTGGCACGTCCGCTCCGGAACTGGTCGCCAGCGTAGAGGCGGCACGGGCGGGATCACCGGGTATCGCATGGGGTAATGTAGTCGGTTCCAATCTTGCCAACAGCCTGCTGATCCTTGGCGCAGCTTCACTGATATTACCAATGGTCGTTCCGCGCGGACCGTTGTGGCGAGATGGTGGTTTGGCGCTTGGCGTAACCATCATATTGTGGCTGGTTGCTATGAATGGCGGCGTTTCTGCGGGCATTGGATATTTGTTCATCGCTACCTTAGTTTGCTATCTCGGCTACGCTTATTGGGCCGAGCAAACGGAACCGGCGGGCGCAACGGCACTGCATGAGAAAGCCGAAGCACTGGAAGTTACGGACACGCATTTGCATGATGAACAGCCGCTTTGGCGCTCCGCGCTAATCCTGATCGCCGGTATCGTGATGATTATTGCTGGCGGTAAATGGCTGGTTGAGGGCGCGGTTGACCTTGCGCGTTTGATTGGTATGAGCGAGGCCGTGATCGGATTGACCGTGATCGCGATTGGAACATCCTTGCCTGAGATGGTGACGTCGATAATCGCCGCTTACAAAGGCGCGAGCGCAGTCGCTTTGGGCAATGTGCTCGGATCCAACATCTTCAACCTGCTGCTTATCGGCGGCGTGACAGCAATGATTGCGCCGGGTACCATCCCGGTCGAAATTACCGGATACGGGCTGCCGCTGCTGATTGCGGCGTCGGTCTTGTTGATGATCTTTGCAGCGACGGGGCGCAAGATAAGCCGCTGGGAAGGCGGGCTTCTTCTGGTGATCTATATCGTGCAACTCGTGTATAATATCGTCGCGGTCTGA
- a CDS encoding dipeptidase: protein MLHAQQAGIFHKTKIALVLAAACLLPSCMAANTPLQSAPDASTTETLVQKAERIHARTLVLDAHADIVLPETSKTYLASDGLSKVDPSKLRAGKVGAVVMSVAVGPGPRTKVGNAIAIEEANAKLSVAQKLASDHDEIAVATSASEMLQNRKNNHISLILGFQNARALGGDAEALDRYYNQGIRVFGLNHMGHNDFSDSSRPLYIAEKKDYEVAEEHGGLSKLGVAAIQRINALGGLIDVSQMSKAATLQTIKLSKAPVIASHSNVRALSNVSRNLSDEEIDAMGKTGGVIHVASFGAYLIDLSDPALLAAIRKVRVDHDLPEAYSYPYELYWEIPDLEKRTSFLMSMRDTIGPGSIDRMIDHIDFIVKRIGIDHVGIGTDFNHGGGVAGFNDASEAMNVTAGLVKRGYTADQIAKIWSGNFMRVFAEAERVGKTID, encoded by the coding sequence ATGTTACACGCACAACAAGCCGGAATTTTCCATAAAACCAAAATCGCATTGGTTTTGGCTGCAGCCTGCCTGCTTCCATCATGTATGGCCGCCAACACGCCACTACAGTCCGCACCCGATGCCAGCACTACTGAAACATTGGTGCAAAAAGCCGAACGCATTCATGCCCGAACTTTGGTGCTGGATGCGCATGCAGACATTGTACTGCCAGAAACATCAAAGACTTATTTGGCCAGCGATGGATTATCCAAAGTTGATCCCTCAAAGCTAAGGGCCGGTAAGGTTGGTGCTGTGGTGATGTCGGTTGCCGTGGGTCCCGGCCCGCGAACCAAGGTGGGAAATGCGATAGCTATAGAAGAGGCCAATGCAAAACTGAGCGTGGCTCAAAAGCTAGCCAGTGACCATGATGAAATTGCTGTTGCGACAAGCGCCAGTGAAATGCTGCAAAATCGCAAGAACAATCACATATCACTCATTCTGGGGTTTCAAAACGCGCGTGCACTGGGTGGCGATGCTGAAGCTCTGGACCGTTATTATAACCAAGGCATCCGCGTTTTTGGCCTGAACCATATGGGTCATAACGATTTTTCGGATAGTTCTCGCCCGCTCTATATTGCGGAGAAGAAGGATTATGAAGTTGCCGAAGAACATGGCGGCTTATCCAAATTGGGTGTCGCTGCGATACAGCGGATCAATGCGCTAGGCGGCCTGATCGACGTATCACAAATGTCCAAAGCGGCGACCTTACAAACTATCAAATTATCCAAAGCACCGGTTATTGCCAGCCATTCCAATGTCCGCGCACTGTCCAATGTATCGCGGAACCTGTCAGATGAAGAAATTGATGCGATGGGCAAGACCGGCGGCGTCATTCACGTGGCATCATTCGGCGCATATCTAATCGACCTGTCAGACCCTGCGCTATTGGCTGCGATCAGGAAAGTCCGCGTGGATCATGACTTACCCGAAGCTTATTCCTATCCCTACGAGCTTTACTGGGAAATTCCCGATCTCGAAAAGCGCACCTCTTTTCTGATGTCGATGCGTGATACGATTGGGCCGGGCTCCATCGACCGGATGATCGATCATATCGATTTTATCGTAAAGCGCATTGGCATTGATCACGTCGGTATCGGCACCGATTTTAATCACGGAGGTGGGGTTGCCGGATTCAATGACGCCAGCGAAGCGATGAATGTCACTGCCGGATTGGTCAAGCGCGGTTACACGGCGGACCAGATCGCAAAAATCTGGAGCGGAAATTTCATGCGCGTCTTTGCCGAAGCAGAGCGTGTCGGCAAAACTATCGATTAA
- a CDS encoding class I SAM-dependent methyltransferase, producing the protein MSLIGRFLGGLITQGSLQITHADGQVEKFGTPAPGFPDVAVRLTERGVIRQILSDPRLGAAEAFMDGKLVVEQGDIMELIGLIRANRPWERGGKLKEPGAVKRLKDNIVGGLDRMNGLTRSKSNVAHHYDIGNDLYDLFLDDDLQYSCAYWDFDRRGADMTLEQAQLDKKAHIAAKLDLKPGQRVLDIGCGWGGTALYLHEKFGVEILGITLSEEQLKKAQQRAEASGVSDKVKFELIDYRDLAQREAGAFDRIVSIGMFEHVGTPNFRTFFRSCANLMTADGVMLLHTIGRMGGPGGTDAFTRKYIFPGGYIPALSETLEASEHYRLMHTDIETLRLHYAFTLREWYKRTVQNREKIIALYDERFYRMWTFYLAGATAAFESGGMCNYQIQFSRNRRELPLTRDYIGETEKNLRD; encoded by the coding sequence ATGTCTTTAATTGGTCGTTTTCTGGGTGGTTTGATCACCCAGGGCAGTCTGCAGATCACCCATGCCGATGGGCAGGTTGAAAAATTCGGTACGCCCGCTCCCGGTTTTCCTGATGTCGCTGTTCGGCTAACCGAAAGGGGTGTTATCCGACAAATTTTATCCGACCCGCGTCTGGGCGCGGCCGAAGCCTTTATGGATGGCAAGCTGGTGGTCGAGCAGGGCGATATCATGGAATTGATTGGCCTGATCCGCGCCAATCGGCCGTGGGAGCGCGGCGGCAAGCTCAAGGAACCTGGCGCGGTCAAGCGGTTGAAAGACAATATTGTCGGCGGGCTGGACAGGATGAATGGCCTGACCCGCTCGAAATCGAATGTCGCGCATCATTACGATATCGGCAATGATCTCTACGACCTGTTCCTCGATGATGACCTGCAATATAGCTGTGCCTACTGGGATTTTGACCGGCGCGGGGCGGATATGACGCTGGAGCAGGCGCAACTGGACAAGAAGGCGCATATCGCCGCCAAGCTTGATTTGAAACCCGGCCAGCGCGTGCTGGATATTGGCTGCGGCTGGGGCGGTACGGCGCTTTACCTGCATGAGAAATTCGGGGTAGAAATACTCGGGATTACGCTCAGCGAAGAGCAGCTGAAAAAGGCGCAGCAACGCGCGGAAGCGTCTGGTGTTTCCGACAAAGTGAAATTCGAGCTGATTGATTATCGCGATCTTGCACAGCGCGAGGCGGGGGCGTTTGACCGGATTGTCTCGATCGGCATGTTCGAGCATGTCGGCACCCCCAATTTCCGCACCTTCTTCCGATCCTGCGCCAATCTGATGACTGCAGACGGGGTGATGTTGCTCCACACCATTGGCCGGATGGGAGGTCCCGGCGGCACCGATGCGTTCACGCGGAAATATATTTTCCCCGGTGGCTATATTCCGGCGCTGAGCGAGACGCTGGAAGCGAGCGAGCATTACCGGCTGATGCATACTGATATCGAGACGCTGCGGCTGCATTATGCCTTCACCCTGCGGGAATGGTACAAACGGACGGTGCAAAACCGCGAGAAGATCATCGCGCTCTATGACGAGCGCTTCTATCGCATGTGGACCTTCTATCTGGCAGGCGCGACAGCTGCGTTTGAAAGCGGGGGCATGTGTAACTACCAGATCCAGTTCAGCCGCAACCGTCGCGAATTGCCGCTGACACGCGATTATATCGGCGAGACGGAGAAGAATTTGCGCGATTGA
- the rimP gene encoding ribosome maturation protein RimP, protein MTELTAIIDLIEPEAEALGFELVRVQFISGADEPTLQIMAERPDTGQLNIDDCAALSRRISHKFDAMEDEGRDPIDHAYRLEVSSPGIDRPLTRGKDYANWAGHEARINLIDAVNGKKQLRGLLAGIENEIIKIDDRKAGSQETALSNVHSAKLILTDALIAATIPVSADGADEIEQDTLEEQED, encoded by the coding sequence TTGACCGAACTGACTGCCATTATCGACCTGATTGAACCGGAAGCTGAAGCGCTCGGCTTTGAGCTGGTGCGCGTGCAGTTCATATCGGGCGCCGATGAGCCAACACTGCAAATCATGGCAGAGCGGCCAGATACCGGGCAATTGAACATTGATGATTGCGCTGCACTTTCTCGCCGTATCTCGCACAAATTTGATGCGATGGAAGACGAGGGCCGCGATCCGATTGATCATGCCTATCGGCTTGAAGTCAGCTCACCAGGTATTGATCGCCCGCTTACACGCGGGAAGGATTATGCAAATTGGGCGGGGCACGAAGCGCGGATCAATTTAATTGATGCGGTTAACGGCAAGAAACAATTGCGTGGCTTGCTCGCAGGCATTGAAAATGAGATAATAAAGATTGACGATCGCAAGGCAGGCAGTCAGGAGACGGCGCTGTCGAACGTGCATAGCGCGAAATTGATTCTGACCGATGCCCTGATCGCTGCAACCATCCCGGTTTCAGCAGACGGCGCGGATGAAATTGAACAAGACACTCTGGAAGAACAGGAAGATTAA